The following coding sequences lie in one Rutidosis leptorrhynchoides isolate AG116_Rl617_1_P2 chromosome 6, CSIRO_AGI_Rlap_v1, whole genome shotgun sequence genomic window:
- the LOC139853057 gene encoding two-component response regulator ARR2-like — protein MPSSNSSPLKSGAVLDKFPAGLRVLVIDDDSTCLMMLKQMLTECNYEATVCNRAVTGLSLLRENKNGYDVVLSDVHMPDMDGFKLLEHIGLEMDLPVIMMSADYGQSLVMKGITQGACDYLIKPICIETLRNIWQHVVRRRIHEWKAIEPPLASADDVDQHQKHQKVSEDVDQSSSGNEGHNWKKSKRLNDGEEQDGSSSKKPRLVWTVELHQQFVAAINMIGINKAVPKRILELMNVPGLSRENVANHLQKYRKHLRDLNESQQLRSINTPIMVSPDSGYGSLSSLSGLDLQGMANGQLPGQSLATLDGAVLGSSSNSNSQISIPANQRNVFSFEDSNSRYEEVNTSHFLHGIPTNMGPKQFSNVNSHKLIPIGSPSQSQSQSQHQSRQPILSDGMFTNGLGMRVSGGSIDPSYNIFNDSNPITPPQDSGFEDMMFNNGLTYSANKNFPTSFLAGDESGTHINGFGNNRDELLPALILKQQQQQGCFRQPENEFVYGGLDDLWVT, from the exons ATGCCTTCTTCAAATTCATCTCCCTTGAAGTCCGGCGCAGTACTGGACAAGTTTCCGGCAGGTCTTCGGGTTCTGGTTATTGATGATGACTCAACTTGTCTAATGATGTTAAAACAGATGCTAACAGAGTGCAATTATGAAG caaCTGTATGCAATAGAGCTGTGACTGGTTTATCATTGTTAAGAGAAAATAAAAATGGTTATGATGTGGTTTTAAGTGATGTTCATATGCCAGACATGGATGGATTCAAACTTCTTGAACACATTGGTCTAGAGATGGACCTCCCCGTTATCA TGATGTCAGCGGATTATGGACAGAGTCTGGTGATGAAGGGCATTACTCAAGGTGCATGTGATTATCTAATCAAGCCCATTTGTATTGAGACGTTGCGTAACATATGGCAACACGTGGTTCGAAGACGAATACATGAATGGAAAGCTATTGAGCCGCCGTTAGCTAGCGCTGATGATGTTGACCAGCATCAAAAA CATCAAAAAGTTTCCGAAGATGTTGACCAATCTTCGTCTGGAAACGAAGGGCATAATTGGAAAAAATCAAAGAGGTTGAATGATGGTGAGGAGCAAGATGGGTCTTCTTCTAAGAAACCTCGTCTAGTTTGGACTGTTGAGCTACATCAACAGTTCGTGGCAGCCATTAATATGATCGGGATCAATA AAGCTGTTCCGAAGAGAATCTTAGAGTTGATGAATGTCCCAGGTTTAAGTAGAGAAAACGTTGCGAACCATCTTCAG AAATATCGTAAACATCTTAGAGATCTAAACGAGTCGCAACAACTTCGATCGATCAATACCCCGATTATGGTTAGCCCTGATTCGGGTTACGGGTCACTGTCATCACTCAGTGGGCTTGATCTACAAGGCATGGCTAATGGTCAACTTCCTGGTCAAAGCCTTGCGACACTTGATGGTGCGGTTCTTGGTTCTTCAAGTAACTCAAATTCACAAATTTCTATTCCTGCAAATCAAAGAAACGTATTTAGCTTCGAAGATTCAAACTCACGATACGAAGAAGTCAATACTTCACATTTTCTTCATGGCATACCAACAAATATGGGACCGAAGCAGTTTAGCAATGTTAATAGCCACAAACTAATACCAATTGGTAGtccaagtcaaagtcaaagtcaaagtcaacatcaATCAAGGCAGCCGATTTTATCTGATGGAATGTTTACAAATGGTTTGGGGATGAGGGTTTCGGGAGGCAGTATTGATCCAAGTTACAATATTTTCAACGATTCAAATCCGATTACACCACCACAAGATTCGGGCTTCGAAGATATGATGTTTAACAACGGGCTGACTTATTCTGCTAACAAGAATTTTCCGACTTCATTCTTGGCAGGTGATGAAAGTGGGACCCACATTAATGGCTTCGGGAACAATCGAGATGAACTATTACCAGCTTTAATTCTTAAGCAG CAGCAGCAGCAAGGATGCTTTAGACAGCCAGAAAACGAGTTTGTATATGGTGGGTTGGATGATCTTTGGGTTACTTAA
- the LOC139851436 gene encoding ubiquitin carboxyl-terminal hydrolase 5-like, protein MASASGISPEEELHLIRSISMQMEAQTKEGDTFCLVSRRWWENWIAYVTHHKTVGTNEVSSSEHQNLGSSGTPRRPSSIDNSDLVYADSSTMGLELHDTLQEHTDYILVPEVTWDQFCTWYGGGPKLARKVISCGEAQSELTIEVYPLRLRLHLMPKSDQRSIRISKKETIGGLHKKACEIFQLNKDQVSVWDYYSRRKHALMNDLDKTLDDFNIQMDQDILVEVLDNGGGCTSGAQDNGFAKNESTALVEPSNTNYATDGGCSTSKGLSRNTNSEFQNLSSSAIRESEDKTPVTVGVSTRGSSVGLTGLLNFGNTCFMNSAIQCLVHTPEFARYFREDYQQEINLHNPLGMMGELALAFGELLRKLWAPGRTPFAPRQFKAKLARFAPQFSGYNQHDSQELLAFLLDGLHEDLNRVKHKPYIKPRDADGRPDEEVADEYWANHIARNDSIIVDVCQGQYKSTLVCPVCEKISVTFDPFMYLSLPLQSTTTRTMTVTVFSCDGSSVPTTCTVTVPKQGRCRDLIQALSNACGLKHNEKVFIVEIRNHLIQRFLENPLMSLSSIKDDDHLSAYKIPKSMKNIKFLQLIHRREELETGNARGTTVWKPYGTPLVFPVSSDATITRGDLQLIVNTMLSPMLKPEPANSDNNTSSVTSDLKNTNINDDSTHNENNDDDTETTPLKLPLKLVDGNNACIDLSVGEERTVRLPSTSMSVLLFIDWSSKLLKKYDTQYLENLPEVHKYGPLKKTRSEPLSLYACLEAFLREEPLVPEDMWYCPQCKERRQASKKLDLWRLPEVLVIHLKRFSYSRSMKHKLETFVNFPIHDFDVTNYVANKNNPNRQVYELYALTNHYGSMGSGHYTAHIKLIDENRWYNFDDSHIAAANEDEVKSNAAYVLFYRRVRTEDEGTNNVPQSSAGRDASL, encoded by the exons ATGGCATCTGCCTCTGGTATTTCACCTGAGGAAGAATTGCATCTCATAAGAAGCATTTCAATGCAAATGGAAGCTCAAACTAAAGAAGGCGATACATTTTGTTTAGTTAGTCGGAG ATGGTGGGAGAATTGGATTGCTTATGTGACTCATCACAAGACAGTTGGTACGAATGAGGTATCATCTTCAGAGCATCAGAATTTAGGCAGCTCAGGTACTCCAAGAAGGCCGTCAAGCATCGATAATTCCGATTTAGTCTATGCTGATAGTTCAACCATGGGTCTTGAGCTCCATGATACATTACAAGAACACACAGATTACATACTGGTCCCCGAAGTAACTTGGGATCAGTTTTGTACATG GTATGGAGGTGGGCCCAAGTTGGCACGAAAAGTGATAAGCTGTGGTGAAGCACAATCGGAGTTAACTATAGAAGTATATCCTTTACGCCTTAGACTACACCTGATGCCAAAATCTGACCAACGCTCAATAAGAATTAGCAAAAAG GAAACAATTGGAGGCCTGCACAAAAAGGCTTGTGAGATATTTCAGCTAAATAAGGATcaa GTAAGCGTTTGGGACTATTACAGCCGTCGGAAACATGCTCTGATGAATGACCTTGATAAAACACTTGATGACTTTAACATACAAATGGATCAAGAT ATCTTGGTGGAAGTGCTTGACAATGGTGGTGGTTGTACAAGTGGCGCTCAAGACAACGGCTTTGCTAAAAATGAGTCGACGGCACTTGTAGAGCCGTCCAATACAAACTATGCAACCGATGGTGGTTGTTCTACAAGCAAGGGTTTGTCCAGGAACACTAATTCAGAGTTTCAAAATTTGTCTTCTTCTGCAATTAGAGAATCAGAAGACAAGACACCAGTGACTGTCGGTGTTAGTACACGGGGCTCTTCTGTTGGTCTAACTGGACTGCTGAATTTTGGGAACACTTGTTTTATGAACAGTGCTATTCAGTGTCTTGTTCATACACCAGAATTTGCAAGATATTTCAGAGAAGATTACCAACAAGAGATCAACTTGCATAACCCTTTGGGGATGATG GGTGAGCTGGCTCTAGCATTCGGTGAGTTATTAAGGAAGTTATGGGCACCAGGACGGACTCCATTTGCCCCTCGACAATTTAAAGCAAAGCTTGCTCGTTTTGCACCACAGTTTAGTGGATACAACCAGCATGATTCTCAG GAACTTTTGGCATTTTTGCTTGATGGACTCCATGAAGATCTCAACCGTGTCAAACACAAGCCTTACATCAAGCCGAGAGACGCTGATGGTCGACCTGATGAAGAAGTTGCTGATGAGTACTGGGCCAATCATATTGCTCGCAACGATTCAATAATTGTCGATGTCTGCCAA GGTCAATATAAATCAACTTTGGTTTGTCCAGTATGCGAGAAGATTTCTGTAACATTTGACCCGTTCATGTATCTCTCATTGCCGCTTCAATCAACTACCACCCGTACTATGACAGTGACGGTTTTTAGTTGTGACGGAAGTAGCGTGCCTACTACCTGCACAGTAACCGTACCAAAACAGGGACGTTGCAGGGACTTGATTCAAGCACTTAGCAATGCATGTGGTTTGAAGCATAACGAAAAAGTTTTTATTGTAGAG ATAAGGAACCATTTGATTCAACGGTTCTTAGAAAATCCTCTCATGTCATTATCTTCTATAAAAGATGATGACCACCTTAGTGCTTACAAGATCCCAAAATCTATGAAAAACATTAAATTTCTCCAGTTGATACACCGTCGGGAAGAACT GGAAACCGGAAATGCAAGAGGCACAACCGTATGGAAACCGTACGGAACCCCACTCGTTTTTCCCGTATCATCCGATGCAACCATTACAAGAGGCGATCTTCAACTAATAGTTAACACAATGCTCTCCCCAATGCTAAAACCCGAACCAGCAAATTCCGATAACAACACATCATCAGTAACTTCAGACCTAAAAAATACCAACATCAATGATGATTCAACTCATAACGAAAATAATGATGATGACACCGAGACTACACCATTAAAACTTCCTTTAAAGTTAGTTGATGGAAACAATGCATGTATAGATCTTTCGGTTGGAGAAGAAAGAACTGTAAGATTACCCTCAACATCGATGTCCGTACTACTTTTTATCGATTGGTCATCAAAACTGTTAAAAAAATATGATACACAATACTTAGAAAACTTGCCAGAAGTTCACAAATATGGACCCTTAAAAAAAACCCGCTCCGAACCTTTATCTTTGTACGCATGCTTAGAAGCTTTCTTACGTGAGGAGCCGTTAGTACCTGAAGACATGTG GTACTGCCCTCAATGTAAAGAGCGAAGGCAGGCAAGTAAAAAGTTAGATCTTTGGAGGCTTCCTGAAGTGCTTGTGATTCACTTAAAAAGATTTTCGTATAGCAGGTCAATGAAACATAAGCTAGAAACATTTGTCAACTTCCCTATTCATGATTTTGATGTCACAAATTACGTTGCAAACAAAAACAACCCTAATcgtcaagtttatgaactttacgCCTTAACCAATCATTATGGCAGCATGGGAAGTGGCCATTATACTGCACATATCAAG CTTATTGATGAAAACCGTTGGTACAACTTTGACGACAGCCACATAGCAGCAGCTAATGAAGATGAAGTGAAGTCAAATGCTGCTTATGTGCTATTTTATAGGAGGGTAAGAACTGAAGATGAGGGTACCAATAATGTGCCTCAATCTTCTGCAGGCCGTGACGCATCCTTATAA